The proteins below come from a single Limnobaculum xujianqingii genomic window:
- the dcuC gene encoding C4-dicarboxylate transporter DcuC codes for MLQIISLVVVAITIYLLIKQYETRMVLIGSGLVMCLLALTPMAGLDAFSERMTSGSLIQAICASMGFAYVMKYTECDTHLVRTLTGMMSRMGFFLIPMTVVVTYFINIAIPSAAGCAAAVGATLIPLLIGARIHPAIAGAAVLSGTIGSFLSPGMSHNAFVSNLYNEVMVGTEGFTKMEVIDLIKHHAPISIAVGIIGAVSLSIVALVRKEFRIELAEGAEQGAEVKEKPKANYLYATAPFVPLILLLIAGLTDWFGAVKMTVPSAMVIGAIYALVITRCSPTAMTKQFFSGMGNAYGDVLGIIIAAAVFAAGLKVSGLIDSFIFFLTHHPELARWGGTIGPFLMGIITGSGDAAALAFNETVTRHAADLGYTIPDLGMAAAIAGALGRTMSPIAGVTIVCAGLAAANPVELIKRTAPGMLIAVCFVALFML; via the coding sequence ATGCTACAAATAATTTCCCTGGTGGTTGTCGCAATCACTATTTATTTACTGATAAAACAGTATGAAACGCGGATGGTGCTAATCGGCTCCGGCTTGGTAATGTGTCTGTTAGCACTGACACCAATGGCGGGTTTGGACGCATTCAGTGAACGTATGACCTCAGGTAGTCTGATTCAGGCAATCTGTGCGAGTATGGGCTTTGCTTACGTGATGAAGTACACCGAGTGTGATACCCATCTGGTACGCACTTTAACCGGTATGATGAGTCGTATGGGTTTCTTCCTGATCCCTATGACGGTGGTTGTAACCTACTTTATCAACATTGCTATTCCTTCAGCAGCCGGGTGTGCGGCAGCGGTAGGGGCAACGTTAATTCCATTACTGATTGGTGCCCGTATTCACCCGGCCATTGCTGGTGCTGCGGTACTGAGTGGTACCATCGGTTCTTTCTTAAGCCCGGGTATGTCGCATAATGCCTTTGTATCTAACCTGTATAACGAAGTTATGGTTGGTACTGAAGGTTTCACCAAGATGGAAGTTATCGATCTGATTAAACACCACGCACCAATCAGCATTGCTGTGGGTATTATTGGTGCCGTTTCTCTGTCAATTGTGGCGCTGGTTCGTAAAGAGTTCCGCATTGAATTAGCTGAAGGCGCAGAACAAGGTGCTGAAGTTAAAGAGAAGCCAAAAGCTAACTACCTGTATGCTACCGCTCCATTTGTTCCATTAATTCTGCTGTTGATTGCGGGTTTAACCGATTGGTTTGGCGCGGTCAAAATGACGGTTCCATCAGCGATGGTTATCGGTGCTATCTATGCACTGGTTATTACTCGTTGCAGCCCAACTGCAATGACCAAACAATTCTTCAGCGGTATGGGAAATGCCTACGGTGACGTTCTGGGTATCATCATTGCGGCAGCCGTGTTTGCTGCAGGTCTGAAAGTATCTGGCTTAATCGACAGCTTTATTTTCTTCCTGACTCATCATCCTGAGCTGGCTCGTTGGGGCGGTACTATTGGTCCATTCCTTATGGGTATCATCACTGGTTCTGGTGATGCTGCGGCATTAGCCTTCAACGAAACCGTTACCCGTCATGCAGCCGATCTGGGATATACCATTCCTGACCTGGGTATGGCAGCGGCTATTGCTGGTGCATTAGGCCGTACTATGTCACCAATCGCTGGTGTAACCATCGTTTGTGCTGGTTTAGCAGCAGCAAACCCAGTTGAGCTAATCAAACGTACTGCTCCTGGTATGCTGATCGCTGTATGTTTCGTAGCTCTGTTTATGTTGTAA
- a CDS encoding amidohydrolase, whose amino-acid sequence MSTIDLNQLVTWRRELHRFPEIGWSEFTTTARLITELRKMGLEVIAGPKVINREFVRGRKADVVTRGLELARERGVDEALLAEMDELTGCMATFDSGKPGPTVALRFDIDCVNVQECAAGEHVPNKEGFSSKSAGLMHACGHDGHMSIGLGIAKWLVENGSSLSGKVKLLFQPAEEGVRGARPMAESGIVDDADYFLGMHLGFIAKTGEIVVNPNSFLCTTKYDFRFYGAPAHAGAEPHLGRNALAGACHAATQMLGISRHGKGMSRINVGVIRAGEGRNVVPAYGELQVEVRGEDESINTYMAEQVERMAAGAAHSFDLRLESEVMGEAVDLQNDKELVDLLTSVVKQNPELTVVPERIFGGSEDATVLAKRVQRHGGKSLYFIVGADLKAGHHQAEFDFDEKQLETAANLFIGCLQKLMTK is encoded by the coding sequence ATGTCGACTATTGATTTAAACCAATTAGTAACATGGCGTCGTGAACTTCACCGTTTTCCTGAAATCGGTTGGTCCGAATTTACTACTACGGCACGTTTAATCACTGAATTACGTAAGATGGGGCTGGAAGTTATTGCTGGTCCAAAAGTGATTAATCGTGAATTTGTTCGTGGTCGTAAAGCTGACGTAGTAACACGTGGGCTGGAACTGGCCAGGGAAAGAGGTGTTGACGAAGCACTGTTAGCTGAGATGGATGAATTAACCGGCTGTATGGCAACATTTGACAGCGGTAAACCTGGTCCGACAGTTGCTCTGCGTTTTGATATTGACTGCGTTAACGTGCAGGAATGTGCTGCTGGTGAGCACGTTCCTAATAAAGAGGGCTTTTCATCGAAAAGCGCTGGTCTGATGCACGCATGTGGTCATGATGGTCACATGTCCATCGGTTTAGGAATTGCTAAATGGTTAGTTGAAAACGGTAGTTCACTGAGTGGTAAAGTGAAGCTGTTGTTCCAACCGGCTGAAGAGGGCGTTCGTGGTGCAAGACCAATGGCAGAAAGCGGTATCGTTGACGATGCTGATTACTTCTTAGGTATGCACCTCGGTTTTATTGCCAAAACTGGTGAGATCGTAGTTAATCCAAACAGTTTCCTTTGCACCACCAAGTATGATTTCCGCTTCTACGGTGCACCAGCTCACGCCGGTGCTGAGCCTCATTTAGGTCGCAATGCGCTGGCAGGTGCCTGTCACGCAGCAACTCAAATGTTAGGTATTTCCCGTCATGGTAAAGGTATGTCCCGCATTAACGTGGGCGTTATCCGTGCCGGTGAAGGCCGTAACGTGGTACCAGCCTATGGTGAGCTTCAGGTTGAAGTTCGCGGTGAAGATGAATCCATTAACACCTACATGGCTGAGCAGGTAGAGCGTATGGCTGCCGGTGCGGCTCATAGCTTTGACTTACGTTTAGAAAGCGAAGTTATGGGTGAAGCGGTTGATCTGCAAAACGATAAAGAGCTGGTCGATCTGTTAACCAGCGTTGTGAAGCAAAATCCTGAGCTGACCGTAGTGCCAGAGCGAATCTTTGGCGGCAGTGAAGATGCAACCGTACTGGCTAAACGCGTTCAGCGTCACGGTGGTAAATCACTGTACTTTATTGTGGGTGCGGATCTGAAAGCGGGTCACCATCAGGCAGAGTTTGACTTTGATGAGAAGCA